In a single window of the Alphaproteobacteria bacterium LSUCC0684 genome:
- a CDS encoding ribonuclease D: MKGTAPTIIVHDHDLPDGLDLGNSVAIDTETMGLNHLRDRLCLVQISSGDNSAHLVRIHRDRKPAPNLARMLADPEIEKIFHFARFDLAALIHGIGPVHGPIFCTKIASKLIRTYTDRHGLSELVREILGMELSKQQQSSDWGAENLTPEQETYAASDVLYLHQIKASLLERLEREGRLSEAAACFAFLQTRAELDLSGFESMDIFSH; the protein is encoded by the coding sequence ATGAAAGGCACGGCGCCCACGATCATCGTGCATGATCATGATCTGCCCGATGGCCTCGATCTCGGCAACAGCGTTGCGATCGATACCGAAACCATGGGGCTCAATCATCTCCGGGACCGGCTCTGCCTTGTGCAGATTTCATCCGGGGACAATTCGGCCCATCTTGTGCGGATACATCGCGACCGGAAACCTGCCCCGAACCTTGCCCGGATGCTCGCTGACCCGGAGATCGAGAAGATTTTCCATTTTGCCAGATTTGATCTGGCCGCACTGATCCACGGCATCGGCCCTGTCCATGGACCTATCTTCTGCACCAAGATCGCCTCCAAACTGATCCGCACCTATACCGACCGCCACGGGCTGAGCGAGCTGGTGCGGGAAATTCTGGGCATGGAATTATCCAAGCAGCAGCAATCTTCGGACTGGGGCGCGGAAAACCTGACACCAGAACAGGAAACCTATGCCGCATCGGACGTGCTGTATCTGCACCAGATCAAGGCATCGCTTCTTGAACGGCTTGAACGCGAAGGCCGCCTTTCCGAAGCTGCCGCATGCTTTGCCTTCCTGCAAACCAGGGCGGAGCTTGACCTCAGCGGCTTTGAAAGCATGGATATCTTTTCCCACTAA
- the lptC gene encoding LPS export ABC transporter periplasmic protein LptC: MTETTPPETTKAEAAGTDKSFSFAPRKRDRSSAKSMVEASRRHRAIRAGLILGVGVAVIAIGGLLGLGKKADIKVQIKAETATTPESRNVELKGASYKGVTSGGNDFIVLAETATENPDRPNLINMDSPRARVDTASGNPITIRSNEGEFFRDENKVNLSGRVVIVRPDLGYTLLTEKADADLDTGRMTSNTEVRGYGPKANIRSNGMIIDDKGNDLTFLGHAILVLNQAIRVND, translated from the coding sequence ATGACCGAGACAACACCACCCGAGACCACCAAGGCCGAGGCCGCAGGCACCGATAAATCCTTCAGCTTCGCGCCACGCAAGCGGGACAGGTCATCGGCAAAATCCATGGTCGAAGCCTCACGGCGTCACCGTGCGATACGGGCCGGGCTGATCCTCGGGGTTGGCGTTGCCGTCATCGCCATTGGCGGTCTTCTCGGCCTCGGCAAGAAGGCAGATATCAAGGTGCAGATCAAGGCAGAGACCGCGACAACACCGGAAAGCCGCAATGTCGAGCTCAAGGGAGCCAGTTACAAGGGGGTGACCTCCGGCGGCAATGATTTCATCGTTCTTGCCGAAACGGCAACAGAAAACCCGGACAGACCCAATCTGATCAATATGGACTCGCCCCGCGCGCGTGTTGATACCGCAAGCGGCAATCCCATCACCATCCGGTCTAATGAGGGAGAGTTCTTCCGTGATGAGAACAAGGTAAATCTCAGCGGCCGTGTGGTGATTGTCCGCCCTGATCTGGGATACACGCTGCTGACCGAGAAAGCCGATGCCGACCTCGATACAGGCCGCATGACCTCGAATACCGAGGTCCGGGGCTACGGGCCAAAAGCAAATATCCGTTCCAACGGGATGATCATCGACGACAAGGGCAACGATTTAACCTTTCTCGGCCACGCCATTCTTGTGCTCAATCAGGCAATCCGGGTCAACGATTAG
- a CDS encoding LptA/OstA family protein, with the protein MFRENRIQSLFISILTVILLGLAAITPAIAQTSETDLTVEADESLKWLRVEKQYIATGNAIARQGGMTLKAEVITAHYVEENETGTPTADADEISISLIIGDKNAEFTRPGVIATADRIEYNLATEQIILTGGNPKIDNNRNTLEASESLNYDRASRLVTAIGNAELILTNGRELRGDRIEAVLNEDETDFITIMAKGKAEVISPGVAGAREGKADHMIYDQTTGIANLTGNVTLKDNTNIMTGDKAVIDTVAGTSTLSSEGGRVGGVFTKTK; encoded by the coding sequence ATGTTCAGGGAAAACCGCATCCAAAGCCTTTTCATAAGCATCCTTACCGTCATCCTCCTTGGCCTTGCTGCCATTACCCCCGCCATCGCCCAGACAAGCGAGACCGATCTCACCGTTGAAGCGGATGAAAGCCTGAAATGGCTGCGGGTGGAAAAGCAATATATCGCCACCGGCAACGCAATCGCCAGACAGGGCGGCATGACCCTGAAGGCCGAGGTCATCACCGCCCATTATGTCGAGGAAAACGAAACCGGCACACCCACCGCTGATGCAGACGAGATCAGCATTTCCCTTATCATCGGCGACAAAAATGCCGAATTCACCCGCCCGGGCGTCATCGCAACAGCCGACAGAATCGAATATAACCTTGCAACCGAGCAAATCATCCTCACCGGCGGCAACCCGAAAATCGACAATAACCGCAACACGCTTGAGGCCAGCGAAAGTCTCAATTACGACCGCGCAAGCCGACTTGTGACCGCCATCGGCAACGCCGAGCTGATCCTGACCAATGGCCGCGAGCTCAGAGGTGATCGCATTGAGGCGGTGCTCAATGAAGATGAAACCGACTTCATCACGATCATGGCAAAGGGCAAGGCCGAAGTCATCAGCCCCGGGGTGGCCGGAGCACGTGAGGGCAAAGCCGATCACATGATCTATGACCAGACCACCGGCATCGCGAACCTGACCGGCAATGTCACGCTCAAGGACAACACCAATATCATGACCGGTGACAAAGCCGTGATCGACACTGTTGCGGGCACATCGACCCTGTCATCCGAAGGCGGCCGCGTCGGCGGGGTGTTCACGAAAACGAAATAG
- the lptB gene encoding LPS export ABC transporter ATP-binding protein, which yields MSGLVAKQIGKFYDKKRVVRNVTINVKRGEAVGLLGPNGAGKTTCFYMISGLVKNDEGSILLDQTDITDVPVFRRAQLGIGYLPQEASIFRGLTVEQNIRAILETIESDPEIRNIMLEELLVEFDLGHLRASSALTLSGGERRRVEIARALAARPTFLLLDEPLAGIDPIAISEIRELIGQLKNHGLGVLITDHNVRDTLNIVDRAYIMHDGRVIMSGTPDDVVRDRNVQDVYLGSNFTR from the coding sequence ATGTCTGGCCTTGTCGCCAAGCAGATCGGCAAGTTCTACGACAAGAAGCGTGTTGTCCGCAATGTCACCATCAATGTCAAACGAGGCGAGGCGGTGGGGCTTCTGGGGCCAAACGGGGCCGGCAAGACAACCTGTTTCTACATGATCTCCGGCCTTGTCAAAAACGACGAAGGCAGCATTCTCCTTGACCAGACGGATATCACGGATGTGCCTGTTTTCCGGCGGGCGCAGCTGGGCATCGGCTATCTGCCGCAGGAAGCCAGCATTTTCCGCGGGCTTACGGTGGAACAGAATATCCGCGCCATTCTCGAGACGATCGAATCCGATCCCGAAATTCGCAATATCATGCTCGAAGAGTTGCTGGTGGAATTCGATCTCGGCCACCTTCGGGCGTCAAGCGCGCTGACGCTTTCCGGCGGGGAGCGTCGACGTGTCGAGATTGCCCGGGCCCTTGCCGCCCGGCCGACCTTTCTTCTACTTGATGAACCTCTTGCCGGGATTGATCCGATTGCCATTTCGGAAATCCGCGAGTTGATCGGCCAGCTCAAGAATCACGGCCTCGGGGTGCTGATCACGGACCATAATGTGCGCGACACGCTGAATATCGTTGACCGGGCCTATATCATGCATGACGGCCGGGTCATCATGTCCGGAACCCCTGATGACGTGGTCCGTGACCGCAATGTTCAGGATGTCTATCTCGGCAGCAATTTCACCCGCTGA
- a CDS encoding PTS sugar transporter subunit IIA translates to MTPDDIVIGLKANSKKQVLQEMVRRIAETIPELDQRAVLDQILERERLGCTGIGDGVAIPHARCAFPAELRGTPIAMLALLEKPVDYQSNDEKPVDIVFMLLAPENPGGEHLTALALASRILRVPARASELRGCTNSDAVWTLLNSDSVSNAA, encoded by the coding sequence ATGACACCTGATGATATTGTCATCGGGCTAAAAGCGAACAGCAAAAAACAGGTCCTGCAGGAAATGGTCCGGCGTATAGCCGAAACCATCCCCGAGCTTGATCAGCGTGCCGTCCTTGACCAGATCCTGGAACGTGAACGCCTTGGCTGCACCGGTATCGGCGACGGCGTTGCCATCCCGCATGCACGATGCGCCTTTCCCGCCGAGCTCCGCGGCACCCCTATAGCGATGCTCGCGCTCCTCGAGAAGCCGGTGGATTATCAATCGAATGATGAAAAGCCGGTCGATATCGTCTTCATGCTGCTGGCACCGGAAAACCCTGGTGGCGAGCATCTGACGGCGCTTGCGCTTGCTTCGAGAATTCTGCGGGTTCCGGCGCGTGCGTCCGAGTTGCGGGGCTGCACCAACAGCGATGCTGTCTGGACGCTGCTGAATAGCGATAGCGTCTCAAACGCCGCCTGA
- a CDS encoding DMT family transporter, giving the protein MTTRFPSLHGNMLGIAYMIMAVLAGVVTSLIIKELSPLGTVLVLLSLRFVFSIPPLALAAFVARGRSMLSVSRWDRLLMRIVTGQIGIIFWFLAITHISLGQATALFQSSAIFVTILSPLILKEKVGIYRGSAVFIGLIGIFMLTNPFAESLNIGALFGLGSAISGAFLVVLLRMLGRTDEPVTVSLWHNITGALLYPVLVLITGETGYINGIVPEHLLLLVILGIGASFVQIGFTSAYRHGEAAVLVPIRYLSVPIAGLLGWWIWAEKLDLIEITGMVIVVASCLFISIREYRLSRKAATPRISVTEKDQSQPV; this is encoded by the coding sequence TTGACCACCCGCTTTCCTTCGCTTCACGGCAACATGCTTGGAATTGCCTATATGATCATGGCGGTTCTTGCCGGCGTGGTCACCTCGCTTATCATCAAGGAGCTGAGCCCCCTCGGAACGGTGCTGGTGCTTTTGTCGTTGCGATTTGTTTTCAGCATCCCGCCGCTGGCGCTGGCCGCCTTTGTCGCGCGGGGACGGTCGATGCTGAGTGTCAGCCGCTGGGACCGGCTGCTGATGCGAATCGTTACCGGCCAGATCGGCATCATCTTCTGGTTTCTGGCGATTACGCATATTTCCCTCGGGCAGGCAACGGCGCTATTCCAGTCCTCGGCCATTTTTGTGACGATCCTCTCCCCGCTGATCCTCAAGGAAAAAGTGGGGATCTATCGCGGCTCGGCGGTGTTCATCGGGCTTATCGGCATTTTCATGCTCACCAATCCTTTTGCGGAAAGCCTCAATATCGGTGCCCTGTTCGGGCTTGGCTCGGCGATTTCCGGGGCGTTTCTCGTTGTGCTGCTGCGCATGCTGGGGCGAACCGATGAACCGGTCACCGTGTCGCTATGGCATAATATTACCGGCGCCCTGCTTTATCCGGTGCTGGTGCTGATCACAGGAGAGACCGGATATATAAACGGGATTGTGCCGGAGCATCTGCTGCTACTGGTGATTCTCGGCATCGGGGCATCCTTCGTGCAGATCGGATTCACCTCCGCCTATCGCCATGGAGAGGCGGCGGTGCTGGTGCCTATCCGGTATCTTTCGGTGCCGATTGCCGGCCTCCTTGGATGGTGGATCTGGGCGGAAAAGCTGGATCTGATCGAAATCACCGGGATGGTGATTGTGGTGGCGTCGTGCCTGTTCATCTCCATCCGTGAATATCGGCTCAGCCGCAAGGCCGCCACGCCGCGAATCTCGGTCACCGAAAAAGATCAATCGCAACCGGTGTGA
- a CDS encoding LysE family translocator has product MTFTSLYLPMLGFLIVASFTPGPNNIMLASSGVNFGFIRTLPHMLGVTIGFGCVLLLAGVGLDQIFRIFPLAQQVLRVAALIFIGYLAWGIARSEGSSSADSRGRPQYFWEAASFQLINPKGVVVGVTMVSTFITPDDPFLGQFVMMLLTAMAIALLSTMAWAAFGLIISQWIRTPVRLRVFNVTMALLLLASITPVAIDLFR; this is encoded by the coding sequence ATGACCTTTACCTCTCTTTATCTCCCGATGCTGGGATTTCTGATTGTAGCGTCCTTCACCCCGGGGCCGAACAATATCATGCTGGCATCCTCCGGGGTGAATTTCGGTTTTATCCGGACATTGCCGCATATGCTTGGCGTGACGATCGGCTTCGGTTGCGTGTTGCTTCTGGCCGGGGTGGGGCTTGATCAGATTTTCCGTATCTTTCCTCTGGCCCAGCAGGTGCTTCGCGTGGCCGCCCTCATTTTCATCGGCTATCTGGCCTGGGGTATTGCCCGAAGCGAGGGGAGTTCCTCCGCCGACAGTCGCGGCCGCCCGCAATATTTCTGGGAGGCCGCCAGTTTTCAGCTGATCAACCCCAAGGGGGTGGTGGTCGGGGTGACCATGGTATCGACCTTCATCACCCCCGATGATCCGTTTCTCGGCCAGTTTGTCATGATGCTGCTCACCGCCATGGCGATAGCGCTTCTGTCAACCATGGCCTGGGCTGCTTTCGGGTTGATTATCAGCCAGTGGATCAGGACACCGGTCCGCCTGCGGGTGTTCAATGTCACGATGGCCTTGTTGCTGCTGGCGTCGATCACACCGGTTGCGATTGATCTTTTTCGGTGA
- a CDS encoding cytochrome c, with protein MKFPALITLTFSLVLGLSTASADVIGERKANFRKNVDALKAINTAIPEGDHAAVAAAASVVANWSRDMTAFFPKGSDEGDTKARPEIWMEWEKFVSLAKNAEDSALALAQLAKAGNAEALPGALNTLGASCKACHNSFKY; from the coding sequence ATGAAATTCCCAGCCCTGATCACCCTGACTTTCAGCCTTGTCCTCGGCCTGTCCACCGCCAGCGCTGACGTGATCGGCGAGCGGAAAGCCAATTTCAGAAAGAATGTCGACGCGCTCAAAGCGATCAACACGGCAATCCCCGAAGGCGATCATGCCGCGGTTGCCGCCGCCGCATCCGTCGTCGCCAACTGGTCCCGGGACATGACGGCCTTCTTCCCCAAAGGCTCGGACGAAGGCGACACCAAGGCACGTCCTGAAATCTGGATGGAGTGGGAAAAATTCGTATCGCTTGCCAAAAATGCCGAAGACAGCGCGCTTGCCCTTGCTCAACTGGCCAAGGCAGGCAACGCCGAAGCCCTGCCCGGCGCGCTCAACACCCTTGGGGCAAGTTGCAAGGCCTGCCACAACTCCTTCAAATACTAG
- a CDS encoding cytochrome b/b6 domain-containing protein, with the protein MSKTEDHIEPEHQQEGVVWDLPLRVFHWLLMASVIGSIVSAKIENMFLHEKFGLTVAGLVMFRIVWGIAGSHHARFSRFMVPPSAVISYIRARIAGARDHRPGHAPTGAYATVVILLVLAAMAGLGMMSNDDVLYEGPLAAYVGDFTNMASTLHHRAEVVVFALIILHLAAILIYRVVFGIRLVPAMISGGTDPQARPVSRRHQIAGLVLMAALIGAMHLLSFLGNRFY; encoded by the coding sequence ATGAGCAAGACCGAAGACCATATCGAGCCGGAACACCAGCAGGAAGGCGTGGTCTGGGATCTGCCCTTGCGCGTGTTTCACTGGCTGCTCATGGCATCGGTGATCGGCTCCATCGTCAGCGCCAAGATCGAAAATATGTTCCTGCATGAAAAATTCGGGCTGACCGTGGCAGGATTGGTGATGTTTCGCATTGTCTGGGGGATTGCGGGCAGTCACCACGCCAGGTTCAGCCGCTTCATGGTACCGCCATCTGCGGTGATCTCCTATATTCGCGCGCGGATTGCCGGGGCAAGGGATCATCGCCCCGGCCATGCCCCGACCGGGGCATATGCCACCGTCGTGATCCTGCTGGTGCTGGCCGCGATGGCAGGTCTTGGCATGATGTCGAATGACGATGTGCTTTATGAAGGGCCGCTGGCCGCCTATGTCGGCGATTTCACCAATATGGCCAGCACGCTTCACCATCGCGCAGAAGTGGTTGTTTTTGCCCTGATCATTCTGCATCTGGCGGCGATATTGATCTATCGGGTTGTTTTCGGCATCCGGCTTGTGCCTGCCATGATCAGCGGCGGAACGGACCCGCAGGCCCGCCCCGTTTCACGCCGTCACCAGATCGCCGGGTTGGTGCTGATGGCAGCTCTTATTGGCGCCATGCACCTCCTCAGCTTTCTTGGAAACCGCTTTTACTGA
- a CDS encoding DNA-3-methyladenine glycosylase, protein MPRVTMQQALMGRDGALLALAREDKEIAAALEQFGPPPDRTLEPGFATLARIIIGQQISTKAAASVWGRMIAAGLDKSAIAAAAPEPILREAGLSGRKAEYIKGLAEAVESGDLDLAALAHMAGEEASRKLTSLRGIGAWTADNYRLFVLLDMDAWPYNDLALQEGMKILKSLNARPGGEMMAEMGKPWKPYRGAGALMLWHVYAQHRHAATVTDIG, encoded by the coding sequence ATGCCGAGAGTGACCATGCAGCAAGCCCTGATGGGCAGGGATGGCGCGCTCCTGGCGCTGGCCCGGGAAGACAAGGAGATTGCCGCGGCGCTCGAACAGTTCGGCCCGCCACCTGACCGGACGCTTGAGCCGGGCTTTGCAACGCTGGCCCGTATCATCATCGGCCAGCAGATTTCAACGAAAGCAGCAGCATCCGTCTGGGGCAGGATGATCGCAGCAGGGCTTGACAAGAGCGCCATCGCCGCCGCCGCACCTGAGCCGATCCTTCGTGAGGCCGGTCTTTCCGGCCGCAAGGCCGAATATATAAAAGGCCTTGCTGAAGCGGTTGAATCCGGAGATCTTGATCTGGCGGCGCTTGCGCATATGGCGGGAGAGGAAGCCAGCCGGAAGCTCACCTCCCTGCGCGGGATCGGGGCCTGGACCGCCGACAATTACCGGCTTTTCGTGCTGCTTGACATGGATGCCTGGCCCTATAACGATCTCGCGCTGCAGGAAGGCATGAAAATCCTCAAATCCCTCAATGCTCGTCCCGGTGGCGAGATGATGGCCGAGATGGGGAAGCCGTGGAAACCGTATCGCGGCGCCGGAGCGCTGATGCTCTGGCATGTCTATGCCCAGCATCGCCATGCCGCCACCGTGACGGATATCGGCTGA
- a CDS encoding SOS response-associated peptidase, translating into MCGRFANAASPDLVKAKFRLVSSGIGGPAAGGPGHNAEPRWNIAPSMAVDTVIKTSQGPELDEMEWGLTSLHGQRPLINARAETMFEKPTFSASARHRRCVIVATGWYEWKAPKQPYFIHPADEMPMAMAGLFWDEAERRRCVIVTTSAAGELAAIHHRSPVVLAADQWLDWLDPLNSQADIEALTRPEDGAALRWHPVSAEVGSIKANHPGLIRRDDRHGQSPPAQMDLF; encoded by the coding sequence ATGTGTGGCCGTTTTGCCAATGCCGCCTCCCCGGATCTGGTCAAGGCGAAATTCAGGCTGGTGTCATCGGGCATCGGCGGCCCTGCGGCAGGCGGCCCGGGCCATAACGCCGAGCCGCGCTGGAACATCGCCCCGAGCATGGCCGTCGATACGGTCATCAAGACAAGCCAGGGGCCGGAACTCGACGAAATGGAATGGGGGCTGACTTCCCTCCATGGCCAGCGCCCGCTGATCAATGCCAGGGCTGAGACCATGTTCGAAAAACCCACCTTCTCGGCTTCTGCCCGGCATCGGCGATGTGTCATCGTGGCAACGGGATGGTATGAATGGAAAGCTCCAAAGCAGCCATATTTTATTCATCCTGCGGATGAAATGCCGATGGCCATGGCTGGCCTCTTCTGGGATGAGGCCGAACGCAGGCGATGCGTGATCGTGACCACCTCGGCCGCAGGCGAGCTTGCCGCAATTCATCACCGCTCGCCGGTGGTGCTGGCAGCAGATCAGTGGCTGGACTGGCTTGATCCCTTGAACTCGCAGGCTGATATCGAGGCGCTGACAAGGCCCGAAGATGGGGCGGCACTCCGATGGCATCCGGTATCAGCCGAAGTCGGTTCCATCAAGGCCAACCATCCCGGGTTGATCCGGCGAGATGACCGCCACGGCCAGTCCCCGCCCGCGCAGATGGATCTGTTCTAG
- the cysQ gene encoding 3'(2'),5'-bisphosphate nucleotidase CysQ: protein MVAPFMKDVPMHLSPSQITHLETIAIDAGNAIMQIRKRGVERDHKADGSPVTAADLAADEIITSGLLEIAPSLPAITEETYTGEDDHEPGEYWCVDPLDGTKGYINGGKDFTVNIALIRDRHPVLGVIYAPATGTLWAGAECKAWKRQADISGQDDLLTKASLDDLGAAFPISSRKVRREDPDVVATRAHRGPALEAWIARIGAQSSVAVGSSLKFCVIAEGEADLYPRIGPTMEWDTAAGQAIVEASGGLVIGPDGTPFGYGKPGRLNGYFAAMGQVDGSVPSEWIPPHEGGDG, encoded by the coding sequence ATGGTAGCGCCTTTCATGAAAGACGTCCCGATGCACCTGTCCCCATCCCAGATCACCCATCTTGAAACCATCGCCATCGATGCCGGCAACGCGATCATGCAGATCCGCAAGCGCGGTGTTGAGCGTGACCACAAGGCCGATGGCAGCCCGGTGACGGCAGCTGATCTCGCCGCCGATGAGATCATCACTTCAGGCCTGCTTGAGATTGCCCCTTCCCTGCCCGCGATCACGGAAGAAACCTATACCGGAGAGGATGATCATGAACCCGGTGAATACTGGTGCGTTGACCCCCTTGACGGCACCAAGGGGTATATCAATGGCGGCAAGGATTTCACCGTCAATATCGCCCTCATCCGAGACCGGCACCCCGTGCTTGGCGTGATCTATGCCCCGGCAACGGGAACGCTCTGGGCCGGGGCCGAATGCAAGGCCTGGAAGCGTCAGGCGGATATATCGGGGCAGGACGACCTGCTCACCAAAGCCAGCCTTGATGATCTGGGCGCGGCCTTTCCCATTTCAAGCCGGAAGGTGCGCCGGGAAGATCCGGATGTGGTGGCGACCCGGGCGCATCGTGGCCCTGCCCTCGAAGCCTGGATCGCGCGGATCGGGGCACAGTCTTCGGTGGCGGTGGGATCATCGCTCAAATTCTGTGTCATTGCCGAGGGCGAGGCTGATCTCTATCCGCGCATCGGCCCGACCATGGAATGGGATACCGCCGCTGGGCAGGCGATTGTCGAAGCTTCCGGCGGCCTCGTGATCGGCCCGGATGGAACCCCGTTCGGCTATGGCAAACCTGGGCGTCTCAACGGATATTTTGCCGCCATGGGGCAGGTGGACGGCTCGGTTCCATCAGAGTGGATCCCCCCGCATGAGGGCGGCGATGGCTGA
- a CDS encoding L-threonylcarbamoyladenylate synthase gives MAEIVRAGPENLGKAAAYLRSGQLVAFGTETVYGLGGNATDGEAVARIFKAKGRPAFNPLISHLPDVEAAFGLGRPTPLAETLAAAFWPGPMTLVLDQREGCPVSPLATSGLDSIALRVPGAAQARAFLHEAAMPVAAPSANRSGRISPTRALHVADELGDAPELALILDTGPCIEGLESTVIDARGNAPVILRPGSVTAEMIKEVTGLEIHAPGEDILSPGQLASHYAPRTPVALNQPEPKETDAWIGFGEHHAGRARAMFSFSETGDLIEAAARLYDILRQADAAGAERIAIAPIPQGGIGTAINDRLARAAADTAPLSD, from the coding sequence ATGGCTGAGATTGTCCGCGCCGGGCCCGAAAATCTCGGAAAAGCCGCCGCGTATCTGCGGTCCGGCCAGCTGGTGGCCTTCGGAACGGAAACCGTCTACGGCCTTGGCGGCAACGCCACCGATGGCGAGGCCGTGGCCCGAATTTTCAAGGCCAAGGGCAGGCCGGCCTTCAACCCGCTGATCTCCCATCTGCCCGACGTCGAGGCTGCCTTCGGGCTTGGCAGGCCGACGCCGCTTGCGGAAACCCTGGCTGCCGCTTTCTGGCCCGGACCCATGACGCTTGTGCTTGACCAGCGGGAGGGATGCCCGGTCTCACCGCTCGCCACCAGCGGTCTTGACAGCATTGCGCTGCGCGTCCCCGGGGCAGCACAGGCGCGCGCCTTTCTCCATGAAGCGGCAATGCCGGTTGCCGCGCCTTCGGCCAATCGGTCAGGCCGGATCAGCCCGACACGCGCCCTTCATGTGGCCGATGAGCTTGGTGATGCGCCTGAACTTGCCCTCATACTGGATACGGGCCCGTGTATCGAGGGGCTTGAATCAACGGTCATCGATGCCCGCGGCAATGCGCCTGTCATCCTCCGGCCCGGCAGTGTCACGGCCGAGATGATCAAAGAGGTAACTGGGCTTGAGATCCATGCTCCGGGGGAAGATATCCTCAGCCCCGGGCAGCTCGCAAGCCATTACGCCCCGCGCACCCCTGTTGCGCTGAACCAGCCAGAACCGAAGGAAACCGATGCCTGGATCGGCTTTGGGGAACACCATGCCGGCCGGGCCCGGGCAATGTTTTCATTCAGCGAAACCGGTGATCTCATCGAAGCGGCGGCGCGCCTTTATGATATCCTGCGTCAGGCTGATGCGGCCGGTGCTGAACGTATCGCCATTGCGCCTATTCCGCAAGGCGGGATCGGGACTGCGATCAACGACCGATTGGCCCGGGCCGCGGCGGATACGGCGCCGCTTTCTGATTGA